Below is a genomic region from Belonocnema kinseyi isolate 2016_QV_RU_SX_M_011 chromosome 4, B_treatae_v1, whole genome shotgun sequence.
TTGTCATAATAGTGACCGCGGAATACAGAGAAGCGCCTACCGCTAACATCAACACTCTGAATATTGAGAtcatatatttacaaattccGAGGTGAGAGCTTATGTCAAAGTAACAAACGCACAGTGatgtttaaaagcttttttaaatagaaatatgtcGAGAAAATGTGAAAGTGGTGCttcgaagagaaaaaaaatcaaaatgagagaagatttcgaaaaaaagctTCCAAAactaacaacttttttcaaaaatgaatctgaattCATTTCTTCTTCTCACTcttctgaagaaaatgaaaattctggtgaagtggaaaatacaaatttaataacagAAGCTATCGAGGATATACATCGGAGATCACTAGGTTTGTGagttttttattatctaaatcGCTGTTGAACGAACTGtgtaaattttatattagattgataattaaatttattttaaaataatttaataagtaacaaataataaaaggaTATTAAAATGCGTAACAGgatttgaaagtttaaacaatGACGAATCAGGGATAATAACGAATTCACAAAGTAACGATGAGACTGTAGATGTAGGTCTTCTACTGACACCACAGTATTCAAAAGATTCAAACACACTTCAAggtatttatataatttagttttgaattttaaactttttttatgtttaagtaTGTAAAAACATCTTttctattcaatattaaaataaaattacatttatccaattgaattttattgtataaatataatattatcgcGGTGTGCCGATcgtcagttcaaattttaatgcaaattttgtaCCTTTTCGGTCACCTTTTTTCAATCTgagtttaatttaagaagtgattcaagaaaaaattaaagcttcTAAGTGCTCttcgaatacaaaatttctaGACATCGTAATTATTcagttggttttaaaattaaatcctcgatttaaatattttaaatccgaaTTGCAAATTTCGAATTCGAGAAAACTCAATATCGACAAATTTAATCTTCTAACCGTGAACGAAAAGGCTCCGATTTGTATGGAAAATTCCTCCTGACGAACTACGTACctctaatataattatatatatatatataatcatttCTATTGACAAATGATCAATTTAgcaataaatcttaaagaaattaaGCAATAGAAAGTTTCATTTATACATTTGTGTATTCAAATTCATAGATGAAATAAATCAAGATCCAGCTTTATGGCCAAAGCTCGATGAttccattaaacaaaaaattttggaaaaatgttctgaATATTTCCAAAACAAGGATAGTAATTTCTCTGCTTCTTCTCGGCGGTAGGGATCTGAGAATTTCACTAGATCTTTCAATAATCGGCTTTTTGAAATAACTTTGGCTAATAAAAAAACGCATGCGCGTAAATGTTTGATGTACTCAAAATCTACAGGAAGTGTGTTTTGTAATGcatgtaaattattttcaaataatttggcaAATACTTTGGTGAAGGATGGTTTTTCAGATTGGAAACATGCGCATGAGAAACTTAGTAGCCATGAAAATAGTACTGAACATAAAAACTGCATGGTCGTTTGGCATATGCGAATGAACAAAACACATGGTATCGATgaagaattaatattaaaaattaaaacagaagcAGAGTATTGGACGGAAGTTTTAAAGCGTGTGGTGGAGGTCGTACGGTTTTTATGTGAACGTGGCCTAGCATTTCGGGGTACAAACGAACAATTTGGATTTTATGATAATGGCAATTATTTAGGGATTTTAGAGCTTATTGCTAAGTTTGATCCGTTTCTACAGAAACACATAGATTGATATGGTAACAAAGGCCGAGGTGACCCatcatttttgtccaaaactATCGCggaggaatttattttattgatgtctaaaaaagtatttaatcatGTAGTTGCAGAAATTAAAGAAGCTAAATATTTTGCACTTATTACGGATTCAACGCCAGATATTTCTCACGAAGACCAATTATCCATAATTTTTCGTTATTGTTTGCACGGTCAAGTATATGAACGATTTCTACCATTTTTGCCAATATCAAGTCACACAGGAGAGTCACTTTGTAAAGTAACATTGGAAGTGCTAGAAGCTAATGATATTTCTATTAGTAACTGTAGAGGTCAGTCTTACGATAATGCTAACAACATGTCTGGAAAGTATGTTGGAGTACAAGCTCGCATACAAGAGTTAAATTTGCTAGCCTTGTATGTTCCCTGTGTTGGTCATTCTCTAAATTTGGTTGGAAAGAATGGCGTTGATGTATGCATTGAAGCTATAAGTTTTTTTGGATTTATAGCTAATCTTTATGCTTTCTTTGTGGCATCTCCGCATCGATGGGAGATTTTGTTGAACCATTCTGATTCGACTCTGAAAAGTTTGTCTAAAACTAGGTGGTCTTGCCGCGATGATNNNNNNNNNNNNNNNNNNNNNNNNNNNNNNNNNNNNNNNNNNNNNNNNNNNNNNNNNNNNNNNNNNNNNNNNNNNNNNNNNNNNNNNNNNNNNNNNNNNNGGCtgaaattgaagaactaaaattcgaattggtcgaacacccaccgtattcaccagatttagcccccagtgactttttcgtatttccaaacttgaaaaaatgactccgtggacagagatttccagacaacgaagacgtcattgcctctgtaagtgcttattttgaggaacttccgaaaacgcacttttttgaaggattaaaaaaacttgaaaagcgattgaccaagtgtatagagctccaaggagattatgttgaaaaataaaaaaaatttaccccaaaaaaattgtttttaaacttcattctaaggacttattgaactaccttcgAATATTAttgacattataaaaaaattacaaattagagagctcaattttgcattaaaacaaatattacaaagaattgtaattaaaaaaacagcCTATCgtcacaaaatttaataaaggcAAATGCCCCAGTAatcgatcaaaattaatttttatattttctttcacaTATATAAATTATACTAAGATGTGATCGTTTACTAGGCTAAGATGTTTATCtgaatgacaaaaataattttatcatgtTCAGGTCACTACCTATAGTTTCAACTGCAGTCAGGTCATTTGCTGTAGTTGTACGATCTAGTGTATGGAGCTCATTTTCTATGATAAATAATACATAATCGCGATTATAGCTTGCACAAGAGAAGAAAagtttgcaaataataaataattggctATAGAATTGTGTATAAGTTACCCTTCGAGGTTGTTTTTGTCGAAAGGCTTTCGAGGTTAGTGGAttcacactgtttttttttttcttgacaaaactATCAAGTTTCGCAGATTTCGTAATAACATCTTCCAATTTCCGCTTTTTTTCAGCCGCCTTTTTTCTGTATTCATATCCACTCAATCTCTTTCGACCGTCACTCATTTATCTggcaaaattgagaaatttttccaaatttttatccaaaaacgttATGTTGACACAAAACGCAACGGTCTTTTGTTTTATCGACGACAGTGATGCTAATGTTGGCGACTTTTGCTACTAAGCTTGTGTTTGGACCATATACTGGTTGTCCTCAGTTGGCGCGTAATTCAAAATCGGAAtcaaaacaattcttgtaatttaaataaataatgattgaaaaatgtagGAGAATGTATGTAAATTGCACAACTTTTGATttctgataataaaataaaattttttattttttgtatttttttttgaaaaatttcgttcCAAATTTGCCGCCCCTCGGAATGTGCCGCCCTGGGGCACTGCCCATTTTGCCCTACGGTAAATCCAAGCCTGCAGACGgcgaatttagtaaaaaaatttgcaggaaaaatttgcaaactattttctacgtcctgattcgcaaagattcattattctgaAATATATAGATATTTCTCTCGgatatatttaaagtaaaaaattaatttaattattatacgcagcagacgtcgaattttttaaccatttttgcaggaaaagtttgcaacaaataagcaaataactacattatcGGCGCTTACTTTTCACAAACTATTTTCTACCACCTTATTCgcaaagatttattattcttagGTATcgagatataaattaatttttaacattgaatctctccgagggcactatctcgatatctaagaataataaatctttgcgaattaggacgtagaaaatattttttaaatttttcctgaaaaaattgttacaaaattcgatgtctgctgtgtagaattattgtataatataataataatagtaataatcattcaattcgttttttaaattgaatctctCCGAGGGCACTAACTCGATATATAAGAATAATGTATCTTTGCAAATCaggacgtagaaaatagtttgtaaaaagtaagcgccgaTAATGTCggtatttgcttatttgttgcaaatttttcctgcaaaaattggttactaaattcgacgtctgttgtgtacaataatttttataagatatcTCGATATTGAAAGCACGATGGTCTTTAAAGGTCTGCAAAAATCTGTAGGAATTGTTatcttcaataagaaatttatgcgataattattagtgttctataaagcgagaataggttgtACAAAAATTACCTTATTTACAAGATTCTACGTGATGAGCTATTTCTATATGTTTTTTGTACGTTACAACAAAACAAGATAtgcaaataaatcaataaataatatattttttttaattgaaaaattgtgtattctaattaaaaattccctcCTAGAGAGGAGTGTAAGtttaccgacagtacacatgGTTAGTAGTACGATCAAGTTtcgccaaaaaaattgtttcacttGACACAAAATGACAGTTGGCTTTCgacaccatttttttttaatttaaaggtagTATCTGCCCCTAAGCTTTTTTTATattgtgtctatgataatatatacttttcataCACAAAGACAATTGGGAAGATATTTTTATAACGAAGCAGGTAAAATAGAGGGAGAAACATCTGAGGAAAACAcgtgttgcacacaaaaaaagaGGATGACGgtattaatgtaattttaagaaaagaggCTGTCGAAGAGGGTAACTAacactaaattgtttcaaattattcacctttataattaaatcttgtatgcactattttcaaagtttgtttaattataaagtaTGCGATATGTTGTAAATGAATCACCTATTTTTCGCAAGGTAAATTCATCACAGAACGTGCAATAATAGAATAGTTGACAACGAATATTGAATGTTTCATATCGCTcctgttggaataatttttaaatttgtaattttatcaaattatatattatcatcttTACTGATTACTTTGACAGATAGGACTCGTTATTAGTTTTCAGCTATTCTATGTATTTGGGTTTAGAGTTTGGAGAAATTATGTGCGTCACTTTTCCGATTCTGTCATTTTGATGTACATATCAGGAATAATATAATTAAGCTTCCCAGTAATaggcgttgaattcagaaaaattaagactttgtattcctatgaatatgcgatttttctccgtctaaaaatctTCGAACAAGAACAGAACAAGTTCAAaccctattcctctcaatcgacatggtaaaatttaatgaaaacatttatttaacctatttttcatttttagatatttttgtaacttataaacatgaaaaatattcaaatatatattttaatcatttatttaaacgtgtttaaaaaatgcattaaagaaatctatttaaatgtgtgaattaaaataattttgactcTAGAggggcggacttgaattgattaagattaaattttcaaaacttatattccacatgaaggaattaaaacaatttattatacatattttgtgagcttattagaaggaattaaataatctcaaaatacagTTTTGGAAAAccctggcgaaccgaaggaacAGAATgaagcctctaaaaagtacccttaaggaccccattcggttccttttttaaaaaattcgaaaaaaagcaaaatcaacttttaaattgttaaaaatataaaacgtataacgcctgttgactgctacttacaggcgacgcgtttgaagtgtagcagtcaacaggcgttacacgtcttattttatttttttactttttacccttgcaaaaaaaaaactattgcgattattccgtgaccttcaaTAGGgagttttaacgtagaatccgaatttcaacaatttaaaagttaattttactgtttttttcaagtttttttttaatggaaccgaatggggacccaatggggtctttacgggtactttgtagaggctccattcggtccgccagggaatagACGACATCTCTGTGCCAAACAGCTGTCTGTCGCTTTGTTCTCCATTCATGTAGTTTCGTTAACCACTTTACTGTCATTTTTTATCTGCTACtcgatttgttttgaaaaagcaGATAGCATGCAAGACCATATCcgaagatattataaacgtagatgcgctCCAAgttgccaacagccacttggagtgttgtaagcaactctcagtaggcccctcgaggggCACTAATTggtacttagctcggacaagaaccatttggattgaaagtaaattgccaattaaaacatttttacatttataactttgcaaaacatggttattttaataaataccacaaatataagtctatcagtaatttatattacggtttcatatattttccactaattataaaattattgattataattttcattctatatattgtctatatatagttctttaatattatttagtttttatttgtatttttgtggtctgcaatttctgcggatttttttagactattcgtctaatcaagttctcgtatgaattttctattttcttaattattatatattctaacgttttataaaaatataattataattccaggTGATAGGAAAATTGCTCTTTCGGTTTTCAGATGTTAAGATGGCAGtttcaagccagattacgtttcgcattggcaaacaaaattagacgaacagaatttcactggcccattcataaaaaatatcatgttccataaaatatattttaaactaaacgttaaaatattataattgatacagcttactcgaaatatatataattcaaattattatttaagtttttcaggagttttaaatatatttataatgattctgattttgtcgtaaaatttatgtaaaattctgcaaaaaaattgcctcaaaatcttccagattttttaataaattttataaataataaattttataaaattcccgaattgcagaaattgagaaaacagttttgtgatcaaaattgcttatttattaaaaatacaataatcaaatatttttattatagaaattttgcttaatgtttaatttttttaaattattgttttaatttaaaatagcaataatcgtataaaaatgtgatacaaatagaaatttaaaacacgtgagcttcaagtgaaaaaaactttgcaggattcaatgcaggctgatttaaagcgacttttatttttattgttttaaataataattttatttttgcgagcgttttctgtaatgtaagAAAATAcaatgaacattttcaaacaactttttttgtccaaaaatacatttgttcaattattgttattttaaattcaaacaataatttttagaaactttaatcgttaaaaaagttttttctttggtaaaaatattttagtatgctattaaaaaattttgttaacagacTATTGTTTAATTGCttaaattagggagttgtctaacccggatattgtataattcggaaattttctgttggaaattctcaaattcggtaaaattgtaaattgtcgagaattttccaattcgtgacttttatatttcgacaatgttatagttttggaatttttacagtgacgtgggaattttatttttcggaaaaagcatatgaaaaatcctgaaaaataaaattctcgacgctgtcaacatttcaaaaaatttcaaaatcatcaaaagtatcaattgtcttttaaattattttaaatctttttaaattatttttaaaatttttcggaaattttaaatgccttttaggctgatttccattttttctaacatttttgtgaaatcctgcacacaaaattgttttaagagcttccagattttttctaatattataaatcttttgaaatgttttgaaatattttgaaacattctctttgagttatgtatattttcgaaataaaaaatcattttaaatctacccagaaattgttattgttttcctaatatttcaaaattcctaagaagctccaaattttgttcttttctttgaaacatttagaaacctccagcttatttgatcaaaatgaaatacttttaccttcgaaatacaaataaaaagatgaaacaattataatcgtaacattccaagtttaaatttgtcactctgaaattgttaccattcattttcaaattgtttactattgaaaattgttttttttttcaaatttccaaagcaaatagattaaaaatggaatattttataccgaaataatacttcaaaaagattttgaaattgaataaaggcgttcatttaagaagcattaatgcgaacgtttacacttgtgtcactactaaggctttcgaattaaattagttcaaattttaacttttaaatatgtgaattatatcattttgaacagatctataatcaccttgtaaaatcaatcactgttaaatttttaatactcgaactccagttcatttttcaaatttactttcatttcccgatttgtcctggtcgcgagtctagctcaatatttagaataactttaatttttttttaaattgtaatttttcggttgtaacttactggacaatcattttattctttgaaagattttctataaatcttgttgataatgtttacattctcatccaaaataagaaggtattagtttttttttatgaaaaatgactttttcttatttcattaaatgcctacgttttgaggccccttgagtcagaaaaacaagtttttacgtcggggtctgtttgtctgtccggcgtcgttgttgtctgtataccggataactttccaaagactggtccgattagattgggctttgacacaatgtttgagggaccaaaaagaaagctcgagttcgttaaacagccatttttgataaaaatccaaaaagttggagctttttcaaaattttgacaccactttttttttaaatttgaaaattctatgcacagccatttatggtacaaaaaatatgaacaatttatccttaaaactttttttgataaaatcaaacttaccaaagttaaaggattttcaaaattcaaaaaaccaaacgaaaatggacatttgcagcaaaaaagcttgatatggaaaaaagtcaagacgtgaaaaacgctactttttcaaggctccatgattattttatcacattctcatccataatgagaagagttttatgcgaagaatgactttcgcgaatttcatcaaatttagacgttttgaggctccttgagtcagaaaaacaagtttttacgtcggtatctgtctgtctctctggcgtctacgtcgtcgctGTTATTGTTGTtttggttgtctgtatatcggataactttcgaaagaatagtcggattggattgtgctttgagacacagattttttattttaagaattgtatgtacaaattgtactatttttatttttataacaaatatttttcttcaattaaattgttgcaataaaagtgtttcgaagagattttgtttaaatctttcggggaataaaattagtatttataggtcgacaaaggttttttttctttttgcaaatttggcgaagaaatccattctattgtttgacaaatattctttgtaaatcaatatttttcatagaaaattaccccgagtgaccttcaattataattttataaacgtgaaaaacccacatttcaatgttttcgatGAAAAACACAATCACTGGGTGACAGGgtgaaatcggaaacaataagagtcaatttattcaggaacaagctttttgaacaaaaatgaccttaagtgaacctttaatacatatttgttaattttaaaaaatatcagccattattttcttacaaaaaaaatataattggggggggggggcatagaATTCAAggcatattttaaaaagaaaactgaaagcaaaggatcgactttcaagagaagcgaaagaaagtgactctcTAGATTGCAAGTGAACATGGTAAATGgtgtattttcgtatttttaaattttaaatttaaactttttcgcgttgtaacaatttcgaatcccgaatgttatttttgacctgacctataacttataacaaaaattctgaaaattcaaacaagaaggctgtattctgaaaatgcagcaattttaacgttaaaattcaagttcttaaactgaaggcctaaaaatttgcaaattttacaattagtgttgtgtaaatcgTATTgccatcttaaaagagtataaatagttcttaaattagtttttaaattttctgaagtttaccttttttacatatccaggtgtcaaaaaagcctacccaattttttcaaattttaatcatttattttctatgagaaaatcacccccgacatacaatacaataaatggtgaaaaaatt
It encodes:
- the LOC117171586 gene encoding uncharacterized protein LOC117171586 isoform X3; this translates as MSRKCESGASKRKKIKMREDFEKKLPKLTTFFKNESEFISSSHSSEENENSGEVENTNLITEAIEDIHRRSLGFESLNNDESGIITNSQSNDETVDVGLLLTPQYSKDSNTLQVYTYIMCIWEIPF
- the LOC117171586 gene encoding uncharacterized protein LOC117171586 isoform X1, encoding MSRKCESGASKRKKIKMREDFEKKLPKLTTFFKNESEFISSSHSSEENENSGEVENTNLITEAIEDIHRRSLGFESLNNDESGIITNSQSNDETVDVGLLLTPQYSKDSNTLQEMALLTKILQIDVEEEKLNRKQFLPQKNAIFADRYIKFSTLVTVLTA
- the LOC117171586 gene encoding uncharacterized protein LOC117171586 isoform X2; the protein is MSRKCESGASKRKKIKMREDFEKKLPKLTTFFKNESEFISSSHSSEENENSGEVENTNLITEAIEDIHRRSLGFESLNNDESGIITNSQSNDETVDVGLLLTPQYSKDSNTLQDEINQDPALWPKLDDSIKQKILEKCSEYFQNKDSNFSASSRR